The Ooceraea biroi isolate clonal line C1 chromosome 7, Obir_v5.4, whole genome shotgun sequence genomic sequence TCCTGATGAATGTTTGCATCGTGGCCGGTGGAGCCGTAATTCATAGTTCCATAACTAGACACTCTATTAATTATGCAGTAATTAGtggcaacacaataagatgtGCCACGGGAGTTATGAATACAACGACCAGATTCTCTCATCGTGCTTACTTACCCATGCCATCCAGAATTAGCTTCTGTAAGACTGGAATAGGTTGTTTTCGTTAATAAACACGCAGCGAGCACCTGGAACAATCAAATTGATACCTAGTTTAACTTAGCCTCGGTTTTCGTATAATGCAATTTCACAAAGATTATAATAACAGAGATCGTAAAGAAGGAATAAATTGTTGAAATTTCTACTCGTTAAGAATGCCTTTCGTTATCTTTAAAAGCTATGATATTGTTGTTTGTTTGTTTCATggtaaaatacaattaaaataaaattgtttcacgtaaccaataaaataaaattcagaaatacatgtattaaatatctgtagtaaattgtattatttcttttcatctaaATGGATTTGTTCAtgtttaaatgtaaattaaataacatcacatatttgagaaattattttaaatgcgAACTTAAGCTTGtcactgttttttttttattcgtcaCGTCAAGAAATTCCCGATTGCATATCAGCTCCACGATAAACGTGAGAccaaaacaaataaaaaatacaatcttTATATATTCACGAGCGAACATCATTTAGAAAcattcatctttttttttttcaaaaggaGGATTATTGGCTGTCAGATCCGAATCATCACTCGTTTCACGGAACATCCGGGATCCACAAGGTTTGAATCGATGTCCTCGCATGTATCGCACGGAAGTATTGACAGACACTTTCCATTTCGCGCTATTGTGTTCGCCATAAAACCGGAATCCGTGCGCGAGAATCGGGCGCTATGAATCTCCACTCCCACGAGATTCCCATGGAGATTCTCCCCTCGTGCACACCTCCGGAGGGACGTCAGTCCGATCGGTCTTTTTCTACTTACTAGCGAGTGCAGACGGAGCATCTTTCAAAAATTGCGTCGCGATGATGAACCGTATACAAGCATGAACGGGATCACGGATGGGACACTACGCGTCGATTCCAATGGACCGTTCGTTCTTATACATGGcgctttctccctctcccctaCTCATCCGGATGGCCGATGTCTCTCGTGGAAACCAGACTCGCATGCCCGCACTTATATTAACAAATCGGAAACGAGTTCACGCTCGTGTTTACTCGATCGAAACTTGGGATGGTCGAGCCGAGATTAGAACGCGTTTGCGATCCGACCGCGAATCAACGCTGCAGCTGATGCTATGGAATTGCTAGCGATCCTCAGCAGAGATGCTCTGCGGGAGCGATTGGTATTGTTATACCGTAGAAATGAcagacaaataaattttcttgtatatgtatgtagctaaataatttggtaataattagataataaatGGTACATagttcatttattattactaaattagTTATGAGTATTTCtcggagaaaaagaaaatttgataTCGCTTATGTTGACCTATAAATTTAGAACATTAGTGCCGATTAGtacgaaagaaaaataatatatgctgaataaataattcaataaattgcCCATTATTGTTACGGATTTACAAACGTAAATTGCTCGATCGAGACGCAGCGACCAATTGTAGCTCTCTTTGCTCCCTGAGGGTTGATTCCAAGAGTGATCGAATGATCTTTACGACTCGAGTCGCACTCCGTGGATTGCCATCGGCCTCTTAGCAATAAAGTGTATTAAGACCTCGACCGGAACATACTGCTGGAACggtcttataaatattaatgaatgtTCGTACGAATTGGTTATTAGCTTGCACATACCGTGAACGATGATTTTCTTTTCGCGACGGGCGTTCTTCATCCTTCTTCTATGACACGTCTATAGCAACATGCCGCGGTGAAACGAGAACGTCCGTGCGCGCACATTAACTTTCTGCAACAAAGTGCAACTTCTATGCAGGTATGAATTTAAAACTCATATTTCACAGTAGTCACTCGTACGAGAGGAGTTGTGTCTGTTCGCAGACGCGAGTTACATTCTCCACGCAGCGACACGTTAAGACGCGTGCTCTTTgcgatgtaattaaataaaattaatttcacgtgCGGAAACTTAAAAAGGAATTAACGCGCTAATTAAAAAGCCAAGGACATCGCAATGTCTTTCTTTTATCTCGAAAGTAAGCGCGTGATACATATCCTCGATAaatctaatatattttcaacaacttgttattgcattttcaattttttcttttttttaatcgaattattgtAAACACAAGTGAAATAAATCGACgtaagataaaataagaagCTTCGCTGTATTATAGActatttctaatatatttatcgcACGGTTATCCACTCGATCTCtcgtttttgcaaaaataaaaaaatccctCGTCCGCGTatcaattatttgtaatttcgaAATGATAAAAGATGAGTTTCTCCGACCGGTTTCGCTGTACAGAAGAAATGCACAAATACATTTAGAATCCAATTAGAAGGAGCAGCATGTTGTACGAAGAGGGAACACGTGTGTGTTCTTTTAGACTTTTAGAGTATCTGACGAAGTAAGGATCTTGTCATTCACGTTGCAGGTATTAATAACCGTGCATCTGAGAGTATCGCCTGACTTTGCGCCAATAcgcattattaaaaaatcaggTTAAAGCTAGATCACAGTGAGAGTGGCTCGCGCACGCAATAAGAAAGGAAAGCAAATAAAACTGGGTGAAGGAGAAGCTAGCAAAAAGACCGCAGAACGGCGAAAAAAGACGTAACCAATGAAAGTGCTATCCGGTTCTCTGTGAAAGGTGGAGCCTCCTCGATCGTTATACGGCGGcgttcgcgatcgatcgcgtttACTGCGGCAATCCGTGGCGACGCAGCACGGATGATCGATCGCAAAAATTAATGACAATCGGACCGAGAACTCTTCTCCTGTTCATTCAGAAATCCAGCCTCTAGGTCACCCGATCTTCCCACATCACTTTCTTCCGatcttaattttgttttcaattaatttcattcgTTGCTCCAGCAATTCTGTTCGTGATATGTATCTCGTTCTGAGAGGAAatgatagtaattaataaaaactcaatCATTAAGAGACGATCTCGATCGTAtctcgattaatattaatattataaaatgtgctaatatcataattatattatgatattagatattatattaaaatatatgaaagagatgtaatttaaatcatttatgttgcaatttaattaaatcgcattaaaaatcgtgatttaaatataatttaaataacattacaagtataaaattctaaagttttattaaaataagcTCTCCCAGCAAAACATTTTAACGCTTCGGGATCAAGCGTAGGTAGAAGGCAGATCGAATTTCCGAGCTTCTCATGAGATCCATCCATATTTCAGTCGTCGACGTGTATCTTGTTTTTCCTGCTTTCCCGAACTGTCATCGATACCACTAAGAGATACAACATTCGCATCGGAGACCTGACGGGCGATCCGCCTTTTCGCTGCTTCTTCGCAACTTCGAAAGAGCGTTTCATTGTCCTCACAAATAGACGGGGGTGTGGGCGCGGCGCAGCCCGGGGGGCACGGAAAGAGTGACTTTGATCGAGCGACTTTCCTTTACACCGTAATTGCATCTTGGTTCATAGAACTCTCGAGACGGCAGCGCAGGGGTGGGTGACGGGCAACGCACGAGATGGACGCACCGGGGAAACTGGATAAGTAACTAAGAAAGGAAGAGGCGAGAGTGAAAGGGTTCCGGTATGTTCAACGAGTGTGTGCACAACCGTATTATTTACGTTTGGCAGTAGCCACATCTGGACACCCGATAGCGGGATGCATATTGTAGCCACTTGATCTCTCAGTCACGGTCCACGTAACTGAACACTGACCTTACGCCCATTGTCCGCTCAGATTCGGTCCTGCTTCGGGAAGGATACACGAGAGCTTTCTCTTTGTCCCCTGTGAGAGAAACTCTAGACGGGGCGAATGAGGAATTTGGAGAACGAAACTGGAGCGTGTGAAACACCCTAAAGAGCGAAATGCTTGCTGTTTTAAATGTTGATGGGTAGATGTAGTTTGAAGTGATTATTCCtcatgaattaattttttactttaataattaaaaacttttgattttcttaaattaaaagttttttcaattttacaacCAGATCTTcgcaatatacagggtgaggcagcTAAAACAGGCcgcctgaatatctcggctgttattggtgatagaaaaaaatgtgtcagaccaaacttgaaTGGTGTCAAGGGACACATactttgttctaaatagttttttattaggtggacgcgtagaggtcatatgaaggtcaacttcgtttttttacaTGGTacgatatgtttttttacgtaccacctagtagagcgtttgaagatgtgcacattgatctacgggtcaaaatcattcaaggtcactgaaggccaactgcaagggaaaataatttactttatattgcctaaagttctctgctattaaaaatactgtaaactcagaaatgaaaaagttttagcccttagaaattttttctctttccgcgaagttctgagttgatgatatcattattttgtatattgcctagagttctctgctattgaaaataccgtaaattcagaaatgaaaaagttctagccgttagaaattttgtctttttcgagaaattctgagttgttcatatcattattttttatattacctagagttctctgctattgaaaataccgtaaactcagaaatgaaaaagttctagcacttagaaattttagccttcagtgatcttgaatgattttgacccgtagatcaatgtgcacatcttcaaacgctctactagatggcacgtaaaaaaacatatcgtaccatttaaaaaaacgaagttgaccttcatatgacctctacgcgtccacctaataaaaaactatttagaacaaattatgtgtccctcgaaaccatgcaagtttggtctgacacatttttttctatcaccaataacagccgagatatcaggtggcctgttttaggtgcctcacaaaatataataaattaaagaagagaaaatgtGTGTCTAATAAATgtgatgttatatatataaattactttaatatataatatcctCAAAAAAAACGTTACGTGTTAATGAagtgtaattttaaaattattgcatcATTTGCCATTCCTACTAACTGTGATctaatatcttttcttttttaatataatgattataactatacagttattataatgattacGTACATATTATAACTTAACTCGTTTCGTTCGCGATACACATAACTATAATAGCCCTAATTTGTTCTGAAATCCAGCGACATTCTGATTAAACGCACACTATATTTAGAACGCGATATCATGGTATCGGTAGTGTCGATTTGTCACGTATCCAACCATTCCAATGTAATCCATCTAATTTGATTGATTATACGTTCCGACCCTCTGATCCGGATTCAACGTACAATGTCCTTGTATTCCGCCAATTTGTAGTCAAGTAAGAGCTACCAAGCCTAACAAGCGCATGCGACTAATAAGAGCACGCAACGGCGACCAGCTGTAACGGCGATGCTCCGATTGATTCGACATAATGATCGAATATCACACGAATACAACACGTGGGTTACGTAATCCGCAATTCACAATCGCATCTCGTCCCAATGAAGTGAGACATGGTTTTTATTACAATCGACGAGGATTTCTCTGTCGCATTCATTAATGGAAAACAACATTCTTCGAGTTTTTCATTCCAGGAAAACGCATACGTGGAGTCGTGTCATGTATATTGTTTTTACTACTTAGACGGCATACTAGATTAACTTTCCAAGGCTTAATGATCTAGTATCTTTAATTTacctattaatatttcttcttttatttttaagtgcttttttgtaaatgcttctttacattaataactttctgcaaatgtataataatatgctGCTATTCATTACTATTATGGACGCAAATTACTGTTCGTTCATTCGAGCTGCACTTGATTTGAATGTTTACTTAGGTAATGTGATATATTCTttggatatatatttatttaaacctcatcgaaaataaaataaaattgagaaaaaaaatattgatatagaTTTTCTATTAGAAGAATTGGTAAGAAAAAtgtcattaaattataatgtaaaatttgttatacaaaATCAGATGTCTTTATaacaacaaatattttgtttaaacacttttgctagaattaaatttttctacataAAGAATTCTTACaagtagatttttatttaattaaagattggaaataaaaaatcttcgtaaatatattttttgtaactaATACTCTCTCTTGCCGGTAGACGGTATGTTACATCATTGAAAGTAAGAAGTAATCATCGACTGGTAAGAGTGAATtcaaattaatagaaaatcctTAGCCACAGaagcattattaataatacggATGCAAGCtgcataaatttcatttatgtagACATTAACTTATTCATATCACTGtgcaaatcaattttaatgatcAATTTACACAATTATGTGACTTGATAGATTTCTCAATCAACTGTTggtaataatatttcactccattcaaaaatgtataataaataatacattataataattttgcttcATTACCgagaatatatgtaaaaacttTATGATCGTAGAACatacgtttaatttattttaatttcatatattttatcaatattaaaaatataattttatgcatattCAAAATACCTATTATTTTAAGGTTTCATTTGATAGAAGATAAAGTAATTCATACAAGAAATAGGTATAATTACTCATTAAAAATCCGTAAAATAAactgtatataatttttattagtaagaaacaatttcgacatataacaattataaagGTGTATATTCACGAGACTACGCCCCCTCATGTACCATCACCATGTAACCATAAACATGTAACGTATACTCATATTGATACGTGTAAATACaatgtataacatattatGATACAGCTTCTAGCCCCAAGGATGAATAGATTTTTGTAAACTCGCTTGCTGAACCGCAGCTGCAACTGCATTTTCTTTCGCAGCTAGTATGTCCTTTTCCTATTTACATGACAAACGCAATTATATTAGTAAAACTGCAATAACATCTTCATTataaacaaaaacaaatataacatAGAAAGAACgaaatctaaaattaaaaaatctcaaATATGGAATACATAACGTTTAAAATGCAGTAGAGGAAGACGTATCTATGACACTACCTTGGCTTCTTGTTCGCTCTGGCTAATCTGCTTGTCAACGTCCTGCTTTTGCAGTTCCGCGGCGGTTTCCGCCGCGTTTCTTTGGATCGCCGCGGCTGCGGCTGCCTCCCTCGCCGCCGCCACCCTTTGTGCAGCTGCCACCGCGTCTTTCAGGGTGGCTAATCTCTGCTGCATCGCCACGAGCTGACGAGCACTAACTTTCGCCTCGGCCTCGGCGTGCTGCGAGATCTCCTGCGATCTGCACAAAGAAGTAGCGCGAAAATGCACCGTAAAATAAGACACGTGCGACAAGACGCATCATCACAAAAAATGCGTCGGACGAAACTGACGAGAAAAAGGActaaattcattaattatccCTCTGTTACCTCGCAGCAGCTTCTCTCGATGCTGCCTCCTTCGCCAGTGCAACCTTCTGTTGGATCAACGCGGCCTGCTTCGCTTCCGCGACTTTATGCTGCGCTATAGCAACATTGTTGGTCGCATCCTTTGCCTGTTGAATCGCCCTCAGCACTTCCGGCGGATACGCGATGCTGGGCGTACCAGGCGACGGATCCTTCAGGGCCTGTCGACAGCGGAGATAAATGGAGTTTTTGAAATCTCACCCGCGATGTAATATCATAACTGTATATTTGAATGTTatcgtatatataattatactgtgtttgaatataaaatatcgtgatTATATGTTTATACGTACTTGGAGTGCCACATTGTGCGTGGCTTGAACTTGAATTTGCGCAAGCGCTACGTCAGGGGTGCTTGGCGGATTCCAGGCGGAAGCTGCGAAACTTGTAGGAGCCCAGGACGAAGAACCGAAGGCCGGCACAATCCCAAAGAAGTCGGGCGATCCAAAGAACGCCACTCCGCGCTTCTGCTTTTTCGACTGCTCTTTCAGCTCCACCATGGAGGTAAGAGCAGAAAAGACTAcgagctatatatatataaataaacgtaTTCGGTAAAAATACGTATAAATTAgaatacatgtaaattaaaaattttaacgaaataagttttaacaaagtaatatttttttcaattttacgaAACATTGTTTAAAGcttcaaatgaaaatataaatcaatattctGATAATCCAGAAGGAATTTTCTTCATTCAATATAGTctcaaatatagaaaatatataataatatatgatataataaaatatccgtAAAACATTTGAAGTTAGTGGAATCGATAGTGTCCAAATTTCTGATTACCGTTATGAAGATCTTCATCTTGCGAGAAATGTTGCTGATGATACTGAATTCTTCACGCTGGATCACTGCTATATATACAGCTTACGATAGGGGAGAGAATGTCCTAGTCATCCCCGGaataatcatataattaattaaatctattaCCGGTATACGTAAAAGTTCACGTATTGCAAACAGAATTATAGGTCTTCATTACCTAATGACAATTTTCTGAAAGGCGTATACTATACAATCACTGGACACGAGTCCACTTACGTCTTCGGAGCTGATGAACAAAGATCATATCTCGTTCTCGAATTCAGGAAGTGAGTACGTATCAAACACTTCCGCTATCCCTAATATCCGTGTACGTGGGATAAATTTAGTTAATGGATGTTGAGGAAACTTTCGCGCGCTTTTCTTGAAAGATGTTATTTATATGTCgccatatatgtataatatattgtttaaacaCTCATTTAACTTTCCTAGACACTgttatataaaactatttaaatatgaaatgtttactgctttttattttaatataacatacatGAATATAACTTTTGcaaggaaataaaattaatattgcaagaatataaattaatttcataaactgatattgtaataaaattaatgaaaataacaaaattattataacataattgaaatatgaaataataaaatacaggaaagggaataatattatattgttatatattaaagaaCTCAAAATAAtcctattaaaatattgaaaagtgGAAATAAGTGCTTATtatgctattatatttttatgttctcgatttaaaacaatttgtttattcttaatttttattatacttctaCACACTAAATTATATTCCTAAATTTTCTGTAAcatatcaattaatttgaattttttttaattttcatatttttgtagattcaattaataatactcGTTGAAACACTGACAATGAGACATTTGTTATAACTTATAACGagtcatttatatttatatatatcgttAACATTGTATAAACTTGAATAAGCAGCACATATATaacaaaagtttaattaatgaataaccagcataaaagataaaagcaatatatgaaaacatttttatcctataaaatcataaatatacaatGTGTACAACCAAGAGCATAACAGCAATTATACACATtaacgaatataaaatatgcattttatttcacgatcCGAGCACGATCCGCGCACGCTTTTATcaatttacattacatataaacatttatatttcctcACACGGTATTTTTCATAGAAAATTCGCCCAGATTCCGCCAAGAGAGAACTTTAAACGAAACAATACACATTACTCGAtacattacatattaatttaatatttggttACTTCGTTACACTTGTTAGATTCCCATCAAGTCACGAAGGATCTCCGCGTTCGTGAGAGAGCGTGTCTGTCCGTTCACCACATTCATCCCATAAAAGGAAGCCCCGTCGCTAGGATCCGACAATTGCCTGATGCCGTTCGATCCGGGCAGCGTTTCCTCAGGCAAAGTTTTATCCGATTTCCAACCGTTCGCGGAAAGATACAGATTCGGATTGTTCTTGTAAGCGAGTCCGCCGGCGATTTTGGGATTCttgaatttgtaatacttGGTAGCGCGAACATAATTGTCCTCCTTGGGGGATTGTTTTGCGGGCAAATACTTCTCGATCGCGACAGCTTCAGTCTTCGCGTGCTTGACATATCTTCCGGTTTCGGGGTCTTTGTATCCGAAGAACTCTTCATAGATCACTCTGGGCGTCTTGTTGGCTGACACATCCGTGCCGTAAGCCGCATTGTCTCTATAGCCTGTCCTCGGCGTTTTGCGATTTCTATGAGAAACTCGCGACCCATAGTTCTTTGACTCTTCTCGATGCTCGTGATTTACGCGAGATCGATTGTCGTCCTTTTGTTGCCGTCTAGAAGGCTTCGGATTGTTGTAACTGTCTATCTCTGGCACTTCTTTCACGTGAACGTATTCTGGAAATaacattgaaattaatttatttacagattatatttatatacaagcGTAAAATCTTGtagtttaattaaagaatataatttaacgtaaaagtaaaataattagttTCGAAATTAGTtctcgaaaaattaaataattagttttgtatgtttttgtataaatatgacATACATGACAATTATACATACAAGAATctcaaagataaaattatgatattttgtGATCAaaattatcgatttattttaaataacagaattttaaacttttaaatttttataaatctacTTAGACTACATTAGTTGcaaattattgtgttattaACAATACTTACTATGTTTCGGCAATTCTTTCCTGTAAGATTCTTCAAATTCCTGCTCAAAGTCTTTTCCGTAATATTTGGATTGCTTGGGTTCCACTTTATGGGAGTCATTATCGGATCCCTCGTGTCTCTCGTGCTTGCGActttcttcctcgtcttcttcatcttcttcttcatatGAATCACGTGATGGTTTTGAGGATTTAACATATTCAGCACGATCCTCTGATGATGATTCGtcttcctcgtcgtcatcatttgctgaataatttttgtaacgaGAATGTGGTTTATTCTCGGAATCCTCATCATCAATTTGCGCTCTGTACTTGCCAAATTTCTCGTCGTACTCTTTGAAGGGGAAAGAGGTTGAAGGTCTGAAGTCGCTTTCCGTGGGTGGCTCCTTAAAATGTTTGCCCGACTGCTCAGCACTGTCATTCTCGGAATTGTGTTCGTATTCCTTTTCCGGATTTGTGAAtcctgaaataattttctttttcgtaataaatgtttaaatatttcgttGCTAGTTTgaaattcttataataaatcgGCTTTAATAAATCCATcttaatagatatatttattctatatttatactacattattaattactacattcatataaatatgatgTTCTTTTACTCCTTCTTTGTATCTTTAAtctaaaaattgcatttttaagTTGTATTTTAAGTTGCATTTTAAgttgcattatttttaaattaagaatagaagatcaatataataaatttacgtaCACGTATAAATTGACGTTTGTACACGTCAACAATTTCTCTTAATAGacaataaaactgaaaaagtGATACGAACTTtcatcttcgtcgtcgtcctcgtcagGCTGAGGCGTATGTGGTTCCGGGTTCTTCTTGTTGATGATCTCCACGTCGTCTAGTACGTCCTCCGTCGAGATTGACGACTGCACGGTATTTTGCTGTACGTTAACCGGCTGACTACCGTGTTCCTTGCTGAAGTGCAATTGTGGCTGGCTATAAAGAGACTCGTAACTACCCTGCGCTTTCGGAAGACTGCTCGGAACGGGGTAAACTTCGATGGAGGCGCCTTTGTACCGCGGAAATTGCGCGCTATTGCCGGCCGTTTGGATCGGCACCACCTGACCTTGGAAGCTCGACAGCGGGGACAAAAACGGCGAAACGTTTCTCGATTGTGGTGTCAAACTGAATTTCGACGCGGGTCCAAAGGTGAAGTCCACATCGGACTCGGCCGGCTGGTAGCTCGTGCGCAGGAGGAACGGCTGGCTTTCGAAGGCGGGCAAAATTTCGTCGAAGTCCGGATTGCTTTGTATCCGAATTACTGGTACCGTGATCTTCTTGCCATTCACGTTCACGGTGGCCTCGTTTCT encodes the following:
- the LOC105277603 gene encoding uncharacterized protein LOC105277603; the encoded protein is MKIFITLVVFSALTSMVELKEQSKKQKRGVAFFGSPDFFGIVPAFGSSSWAPTSFAASAWNPPSTPDVALAQIQVQATHNVALQALKDPSPGTPSIAYPPEVLRAIQQAKDATNNVAIAQHKVAEAKQAALIQQKVALAKEAASREAAARSQEISQHAEAEAKVSARQLVAMQQRLATLKDAVAAAQRVAAAREAAAAAAIQRNAAETAAELQKQDVDKQISQSEQEAKEKDILAAKENAVAAAVQQASLQKSIHPWG
- the LOC105277727 gene encoding uncharacterized protein LOC105277727 translates to MLITNIVLFISAVCSATSIATSTGTSVATFTRSRRGIVYSNPEIRNNHDSIMGVQTTPRVASLQDVNSESPHYRGVKASDTQKVPYASPNHSGVGSASHAYGSVPPKRPLPYGSSSAQQIESHRKSPLASYFDTSSTPNTYRAATSAEKPLDASKLIVSPSLSNLQSESYSPIYDSFHQDKSIELAGFADFEYPSYTGIGKLISQDFQHQPGATLSAVQVPVYKTSYPLSKAGDYARTYAPSFPSSGAATLHQSSDKSTPRTKQRNEATVNVNGKKITVPVIRIQSNPDFDEILPAFESQPFLLRTSYQPAESDVDFTFGPASKFSLTPQSRNVSPFLSPLSSFQGQVVPIQTAGNSAQFPRYKGASIEVYPVPSSLPKAQGSYESLYSQPQLHFSKEHGSQPVNVQQNTVQSSISTEDVLDDVEIINKKNPEPHTPQPDEDDDEDERFTNPEKEYEHNSENDSAEQSGKHFKEPPTESDFRPSTSFPFKEYDEKFGKYRAQIDDEDSENKPHSRYKNYSANDDDEEDESSSEDRAEYVKSSKPSRDSYEEEDEEDEEESRKHERHEGSDNDSHKVEPKQSKYYGKDFEQEFEESYRKELPKHKYVHVKEVPEIDSYNNPKPSRRQQKDDNRSRVNHEHREESKNYGSRVSHRNRKTPRTGYRDNAAYGTDVSANKTPRVIYEEFFGYKDPETGRYVKHAKTEAVAIEKYLPAKQSPKEDNYVRATKYYKFKNPKIAGGLAYKNNPNLYLSANGWKSDKTLPEETLPGSNGIRQLSDPSDGASFYGMNVVNGQTRSLTNAEILRDLMGI